ATAATAATGTTGTAGATCATATGGTAACTATTCTTGAATTTGAAGATGATATAACAGCCACATTTAACTTATCTGCATTTACTGAAGAATGCAACAGAACTATTAAACTGATGTTTACTCATGGTGAAGTAGGAGGAAATCACGTTAAAAATATTATAGAAGTTAAAAAGTTTGAGAAATTTGGGGAAAATACTATAGAAACTATTATTCCAGAAGAGGTCGAAGGAGGCCATGGAGGCGGTGATTATGGAATAATGGAAGACTTTGTTAAGCTAGTTTCAGAAAACGGTGGAGAAGGAAGAACTAGTGCTAAAAAATCTGTTGAAAGTCATATCATGGCATTTGCAGCTGAGTATTCTAGATTAAACAAAGAAGTTGTTAATATTGAAAAGTTTTGGGATGAAGCAATAGAAAAGATAAAGGCTGAAGCATAATATATTATTACACAAAATTATAAAAAAAGTGTATAAATTTACAAATACAATAAGTTCACATATATATATCATATAATTAAAGGGAATTATCGAAATATTCAGGAAAAAAATATATTTAATTAGTTTAATTTGTGGGAAGGGGATTTGATATGTTTTTAAAAAGGGGAATTATAACAGGAGCAGTTTTATCTCTAGTACTAGGGCTAACGGGATGTAGTTCTACTGGAGGAAATAGTGCTGATGGGAAAGTTGAACTAAGATATGCTATATGGGATAAAACTCATATGGAAGCTGTAGAAACTTTGATAGATGGGTATGAAAAAGAAAATCCAAATGTAGACATTAAGGTAGAACAATATTCATTTGCAGACTATTGGACTAAAATGGAAACAGCAGCAGCTGGCGGGTCAGCTCCTGATATATATTGGATGAATGCTGTTAATTTTAATAAGTATGCTGACAATGGAATGTTAGTTAATATGAAAGACTATATAAAAGATAAAAATGTTGATATGAGCCAATACTTAGAAAGTTTAAGTAGTTTATACAGTTATAAAGGAGATCAGTATGGAATTCCTACATTCTGGGATAACAATATTTTAATGGTCAATACAAAACTTATGAAAGAATATGGGATACCGGAGCCTAAGGAAAATTGGACTTGGGATGAGATGATAGCTTGGTTAACAGATGCTAAATCTAAATTGCCAAAAGATATATACCCTTTTACTTCTTATGCTACAGAGGAAAGTCAAGCTGGTGTATTCAATGAGATTGCTTCAGCAGGAGGTAAGGTAATAAGTGATGATAAGACTAAAGCTATGCTAACAACACCTGAAACTAAAGAAGGTTTTAAAAGGTATTTTGACTTAGTAAAAAGTGACTTACATAGTCCACATGATATAACTGTAGAAGTTACAGCTGGAACATTATTTAAATCTGAAAAAGCTTTAGTTTTACAAATGGGGTCATACGGATTATTACCATACTCAGATAAAGAACAAGCACAAGTTGCAGGAAACTTTAAATTATATGAAATACCTACTATAAAAGAAGGAAATAAATCTAAAACTGTAATACATGGTCTAGGTAATGTAATATCTTCAAATTCTAAACACCCTGAAGAAGCTTTTGACTTTATCAACTACATGTCAAGTGAAGAGTCAATGAAAAAATATACTGAGTTAGCTTTAGTTCCTCAAGCTCATAAAAATGTTCAAGATTTATTCGGGCAAGTAATGAAAGAAAAAACAGGGGTAGATACTTCTGTTATATCTAAAGTAGCAGAAAATGCTATGCCACTTCCGACTAGTTTTGAGACTTCAAAATGGGATAAATCTATAATGGATAATATAAATAAGTTTATGCAAGGAAAAGTGAGTCTAGATGAAGCACTTGAAAATGCACAAAAAGAAATGCAAGCTATATTAGATAAGGAGAAAAAATAGGGATTTTTCAGAGGATGTCTAGGGTTTAGACATCCTCTTAGAATAGATAAAAGGGGGATTTAAATTGCAAGCAGAGGTATATAACGAAAAGCCCAGTAATTTAAATAAATTAAAAGATAAAAAAAAGAAAAACCTAAAGCGTAATTTAACTGGATATATGTTTATAATGCCACTTTTAATAGGGGTTTTAGTATTTAATTTTATACCATTTATACTGAATTTATTTTATAGCTTAACAGATTTAAGTGCATTTGGAGGATGGAACTTTGTAGGATCTGAAAACTTCTTAAGACTGTTTAAAGATCCGTTGTTTTACAAAGCTGTAGGGAACACTTTTTTATATGTATTAGTAACTGTACCTCCTATGGTAATTATATCTATTTGCATAGCAAATCTACTTAATAAAAATATAAAAGGAAAAGGAATTTATAGAACTATATATTTCTTACCTGTTGTGACTATGGCATCTGCATCAACATTAGTATTTCAATGGATGTTTAACTCAAGATTTGGACTTGTGAACCAATTTTTAGAAGCTATAGGATTAGAGGGAAAATTATGGTTTACAGATCCAAACTTAGCTAGAGTAGTAATAATAGTATTCATTATATGGAGCGGTTTAGGATACAAGATAATGATTTTCTTAGGTGGACTTCAATCAATACCTGAATCTTATTATGAAGCAGCATCTATAGATGGAGCTTCATCATTTAAACAGTTTACTCATATAACTATCCCACTTTTAACTCCAAGTATATTTTTTATTGTTATATGGTCTTTAATTGGATCTTTCCAATTATTTGATGTTGTGTTCATGCTTATAAAACAAGGAAGTCCAGCTTATGAATCCACAATAACTATGACAAGATATTTCTATGATTTAGGATTTACATTAGGTGATAAGGGGTATGCATCTGCTGTAGCTGTAATTTTATTCTTAATCATAATGGCAGTGACATTAATACAATTTAAGTTGCAAAAAAAATGGGTTCATTATTCAGATGAATAAGATTAGGGGGGAAAAGTATGGAAACGAAAAGAAGTGCTAAGATTTTAACTCACATAGGGCTTATACTTATGGCAGGATTTATTGCATTACCTTTTATATGGATGATTTTAACATCTATTAAAACATTGGCAGAAGCAGAAGCTATTCCGCCTAAAATATTCCCTGAATCTGTAAGAATTGAGAACTATACTCAAATATTTAAAGAATTTCCTTTTGCTCAGTATTATTTTAATACAATAATAGTAACAATAGCATCTGTAGTATTACAGTTAATTATAGTAACACCAGCAGCATACGCATTTGCAAGATTAGATTTTAAATTTAAAGAAGCTATATTTTTAATTCTTATGGCAGCTATGATGGTACCTGGTCAGATGTATTTGATTCCACAATATCAAATAATACAAGATATGGGACTTTTAAATACATTAACAGCAATAGTATTACCTGGAATATTTAGTATATATTATACGTTTTTATTACGACAACACTTTAAGTCTATACCTAGAGACATGGAGGAGGCTGCAATAATAGATGGAGCATCTCAATTTACAATATTTTTCAAATTAATGGTTCCAATTGTTAGACCAGCTTTAGGAACTGTGGCTATACTTGGAGGATTAGGAGCTTGGAATAGTTTCTTATGGCCACTAATTGTAAACTCAACTCCAGAAAAACTGACATTAGCAGCAGGGCTTAGAGTTTTTGTAGGACAATATGGTACACATTATCCTAGAATGATGGCAGGAGCAGTACTTTCTATAATTCCTATGGTTGTTGTATTTAGTTTATTCCAAAAGAAATTTATATCAAGTATAGCGGTTTCTGCAGGGAAAGAGTAATTTAAGGTTATTTTAAAGCTGTATATTCTTACATAAATTGTGACAAAAATAAGCAAAATTTTATATCAATTAAAAAAAGTAAAAACAGGCTAATTGTTTGGAATTAGGCTGTTTTTTATTATTCTGAAAATAAATGAAATACTAAACAATTCGAAAAAGTTGAAATATATAGATATATATAGTATAATTTATATAAATCAATATATTTTTATTTGTTTTAATTGTTAAAATTAAAACGAAAATAAAATTAAATTTTAATATTTTTTAAAATGGTATCCACAAAATACTAAGGAGGGAATACAATGGAGATTACGAATTTAGAAGAAAACGTTGTCGCCAAGGAGGTTTCTGGTGGAAAAAAGAAGGTAAAGGCAGTAAGTTTAGAAACTTTTGTATTTATCGGGGTCTTATTAGCAGGATTTGGGTTTGTAGGGAGTAAAATGGGTGCAGGGTTGATGTTTAAAACTATTATGAACACAGCTCACGATTTGTTATTAAACACTGTATTTTTAATAATGGCGCTAGCTGTGCTTGCAGGTGCATTAAGTGCACTACTTTCAGAATTTGGAGTAATATCACTTTTAAATAAAGTTTTTGCAATGTTTATGAAACCACTATATAATTTACCGGGAGCAAGTATAGCAGGAGCAGCAACAACTTATCTATCAGATAACCCAGCTATAATAGCATTTGCTAATGATAAGAGTTTTACGAAATATTTTAAGCAGTATCAAATACCTGCTTTATGCAACTTAGGGACATCTTTTGGTATGGGACTTATAGTTACAACTTTTATGATGACTCAAGGGTCTGAGTTTGTATCAGCAGCATTAATAGGAAATATAGGTGCAATAATAGGAAGTATAATAAGTGTTAGAATAATGCTTACATTTACTAAGAAATATTATAACTACGATCCAAAGAGTGAAGTTAAATCAGATGGAAAAGTAGAAGCAATGGAATATAGAGAAATAAGAAGTGGAAGTTTATTCCAAAGATTACTTGACTCTATGTTAGAAGGTGGAAAAAATGGTGTTGAGTTAGGGATGGCTATAATCCCAGGGGTATTAGTTGTATGTACTTTAGTTATGCTATTAACATTTGGACCGACAATAGATCCTAAAACAGGAGCTGAAGTTTATACAGGTGCTGCTTATGAAGGTATAGCACTACTACCAGCATTAGGTGATAAGTTAATGTTTATATTAGGACCTTTATTTGGATTTACAGATCCTCAGGCTATGGCATTCCCAATCACTTCATTAGGAGCTGTTGGAGCTGCGATGAGTTTAGTTCCAAAATTTATAAGTGACGGGGTTGTAACACCTAACGATATAGCCGTATTTACAGCTATGGGTATGTGCTGGAGTGGGTATTTAAGTACACATGTAGGTATGATGGATGCATTAAATGCAAGAGAGCTTACTAGCAAAGCAATAATTTCACATACTATAGGTGGACTCTGTGCAGGTATATCTGCTCACTTTATATACATGCTTTTAATTTAAATAACGAATATAAAAGAGTATCTTAAACATTTAAGATACTCTTTTTTTACGCACAAAAATAATATTATTAAAATATTCTAAATATATGTTTAAAGTAATTAATAAAAGGTATAAAAGGAATAAGAGTTAAATAATAAACAAACATATAGTGGAGGAATATATATGGAATTAAAATCGCTTGAATTAAAGAAAGATTTATACTGGGTAGGTTCATTAGATCCTGATTTAAGAGTATTTGACATAATAATGTATACACCATATGGAACAACTTATAATTCATATGTTTTAAAAGCTGGAAAGAAAACGATTTTATTTGAAACTGTAAAGGCTAAACATTTTGATAGTTATTTGGCTAGACTAGAAGATTTAAATGTAGATTTACAAAATATAGATTACATTGTAGTTAGTCATACAGAACCAGATCACGCAGGTAGCGTAGAGAAAATATTGAAACTTTCTCCTAAAGCTAAAATCATAGCATCTCAAAATGCTGTTAATTATTTAAAAGAAATTGTAAATGACGAATTTGAATATATAGTTGTAAATGATAATGATGAAATTAAAATAGAAAATAAAACTTTAAAATTTTACTCAGTTCCACTTCTGCATTGGCCAGATACTATATATACGTACATTAAAGAGGAAAATGTATTAGTAACTTGTGACTCATTTGGAAGTCACTATAGTTGCGAAGGTGTTGTTAACACTAAAATAGATAATGAAGAACACTATATGGAAGCTCTAAGATACTATTATGACTGTATAATGGGGCCTTTTAAACCATATATATTAAAAGCTATAGAAAAAATAAAAGACTTAAAGTTAGATATTATATGTCCAGGACATGGACCGGTATTAGTTGATAATCCAAGAAAAATAGTTGATATATATGAAAAATGGAGTAGAGATGAGATTATAGTTACTAATAAAGAGATAACTATATGTTATGTAAGTGCTTATGGATATACAGGTGAAATAGCTGAAAATATTAAAAAAGGAATTGAAGAACATAGCGATTATAATGTTAAAATGTATGATGTTATAAATCATAATATAGATGAAATAATAAATTCCATAACTTACTCACAAGGGGTTTTATTTGGAACTCCAACAATAAATGGGGATGCATTAAAACCTATTTGGGATATTCTTGTTAGTTTAAACCCTATCGTTCATGGAAATAAAGTTGCATCATGCTTTGGTTCATTTGGATGGAGTGGTGAAGGAATACCAAATGTTATGGATAGATTAAAACAACTTAGAATGAAAACTATAGATCCATTAGTTGTTAATTTTAAACCTAGTGAGGTAGATTTATATGAAGCTCAATTATTAGGTAAGAAATTTATTGAAAAAACTATAGATGCAAATACTAAAAAAGAAGGAACTAAAAAATGGAAATGTGTAATATGTAATGAAGTCTTTGATGGAGAAGAAGCACCAGATGTGTGCCCAGTATGTGGGGCAAAACATGATCAATTTATAGAAGTTATAGAAGAAAATATAAATTATCAAAACGATACAGAGGATAAATTTGTTATTGTAGGTAATGGGGCAGCAGGTTTTTATGCAGCAGACTCTATTAGAAAAAGAAATAAAACAGCTAAAATAGTTCTTTTAAGTAATGAAGAAGAGTTAAGTTATTATAGACCAGCTCTTTCAGATTTTATAAATGAAGAAATTAAAAAAGAGGATTTTTATATTGAAGGCAAGGATTGGTACGAAAAAAATAATATAGAAGTTTTACTAGGAGCAAATGTAGAAACTATAGATGAAGAAAATAAAAAAATTATTTTAGATAATAACTCAAGTATAAGTTATGATAAGTTAATACTTGCAAATGGTAGTTCTAACTTTGTACCACCGATAAATGGGCATAATTTAGATGGAGTTTATACTTTAAGAAATAAAAATGATTTAGATAAAATAAAGGTGAATTTAGAAAAAGCAAAAAACATTTTAGTGATAGGTGGAGGACTGTTAGGTCTTGAAGCTGCATATGAAATGAAGCTAGCACAAAAAGAAGTTACAGTAGTTGAAGCTATGCCAAATTTATTAACTAAACAACTAGATAAAGATGGAAGTGTAGTTCTAGAAAATATATTAAAAGAAAATGGATTAAACCTAATGTTAGGTAAATTCATTGATTCTCTAGAAGGCTATAAAAAAGTATCTAAAGCTATGTTTAAAGATGGAAGTTCTATTGATGTAGATATGGTGGTATTTTCTATAGGAGTTAGACCTAATGTTAAAATTGCTAATAACACTAATATAGAAGTTAATAAAGGAATAGTTGTAGATAAGTATATGCAAACTGCATCAAAAGAAATATATGCATGTGGAGATGTAGCTGAAATTGATTCGATGATATGGGCTATATGGCCAGCAGCTATAGATATGGGAAAAGTTGCAGGGGCAAATGCATGTGGAGATAAAATTGAATTTAAAGCAGAAAATTACCCAGTAGGATTAGACGTATTTGAAACAAAAGTGTTTAGTATAGGAAATATAAATAATATAGATAGCTTTATAACATTAAATAAAAAAGATGTTTATAAAAAATTATTTTTTAAAGATGATGTGTTAGTAGGAGCTATATGCATAAATGATTTAAGTAAAAATGTAAACATTATAAGATTAATAGAAGAAAAAGCTAATTTAAATAAAGTTTTAAGTGAAAACTTATTATAGTTAATTAAAAAGATTCATTTCCTAACAATCTATAATACTTATTTATAAAAGTATATAGTAAATGGAGATGAATCTTTTTTCTTTTTTATTACAAAAAAGTAAGAAATAATTCATACCATAAAAACTAAATGTATTGTATAATAGGTAGTGTCAAATTAAAGGGGATGGAGGTTTCCTATGAAAAAGAAAAAGACATTAAATAAAAATATATTACAATATGGCTTTTTGGTATTTATATTAGGAATGACAAGTTACTTAGTTTATAGAACTTTAGACATAGATATGCTTAACGAAGTTGTAGATATGGTAGATAAAAAGTTTATATTTTTTGGAATGTGTGCAGTGATTACACACATGTTATTAGAGGGCGTAGTTTTAAAAATAGTTATAGATAGTATTCATAAAGTTAAGACAAGATTTATCGGTTTTAAATTAGCAACTATGGGATTTTATTATAATTTAATAACACCATTTGCATCAGGAAGTCAGCCGATGCAAATATATGTATTAAACAAATGTAAAATGCCAGCCAGTAAGGCAACCGCTGTTATAATGAACAAATCTATAATATATCAAGTTGTAGTTACAGTATATTGTTCTGTTTTAGTGCTTTTTAATACGGCTATATTAAAGGAATT
The nucleotide sequence above comes from Paraclostridium bifermentans. Encoded proteins:
- a CDS encoding ABC transporter substrate-binding protein, with product MFLKRGIITGAVLSLVLGLTGCSSTGGNSADGKVELRYAIWDKTHMEAVETLIDGYEKENPNVDIKVEQYSFADYWTKMETAAAGGSAPDIYWMNAVNFNKYADNGMLVNMKDYIKDKNVDMSQYLESLSSLYSYKGDQYGIPTFWDNNILMVNTKLMKEYGIPEPKENWTWDEMIAWLTDAKSKLPKDIYPFTSYATEESQAGVFNEIASAGGKVISDDKTKAMLTTPETKEGFKRYFDLVKSDLHSPHDITVEVTAGTLFKSEKALVLQMGSYGLLPYSDKEQAQVAGNFKLYEIPTIKEGNKSKTVIHGLGNVISSNSKHPEEAFDFINYMSSEESMKKYTELALVPQAHKNVQDLFGQVMKEKTGVDTSVISKVAENAMPLPTSFETSKWDKSIMDNINKFMQGKVSLDEALENAQKEMQAILDKEKK
- a CDS encoding carbohydrate ABC transporter permease; protein product: METKRSAKILTHIGLILMAGFIALPFIWMILTSIKTLAEAEAIPPKIFPESVRIENYTQIFKEFPFAQYYFNTIIVTIASVVLQLIIVTPAAYAFARLDFKFKEAIFLILMAAMMVPGQMYLIPQYQIIQDMGLLNTLTAIVLPGIFSIYYTFLLRQHFKSIPRDMEEAAIIDGASQFTIFFKLMVPIVRPALGTVAILGGLGAWNSFLWPLIVNSTPEKLTLAAGLRVFVGQYGTHYPRMMAGAVLSIIPMVVVFSLFQKKFISSIAVSAGKE
- a CDS encoding carbohydrate ABC transporter permease, whose protein sequence is MQAEVYNEKPSNLNKLKDKKKKNLKRNLTGYMFIMPLLIGVLVFNFIPFILNLFYSLTDLSAFGGWNFVGSENFLRLFKDPLFYKAVGNTFLYVLVTVPPMVIISICIANLLNKNIKGKGIYRTIYFLPVVTMASASTLVFQWMFNSRFGLVNQFLEAIGLEGKLWFTDPNLARVVIIVFIIWSGLGYKIMIFLGGLQSIPESYYEAASIDGASSFKQFTHITIPLLTPSIFFIVIWSLIGSFQLFDVVFMLIKQGSPAYESTITMTRYFYDLGFTLGDKGYASAVAVILFLIIMAVTLIQFKLQKKWVHYSDE
- a CDS encoding CD0519/CD1768 family membrane protein, whose product is MEITNLEENVVAKEVSGGKKKVKAVSLETFVFIGVLLAGFGFVGSKMGAGLMFKTIMNTAHDLLLNTVFLIMALAVLAGALSALLSEFGVISLLNKVFAMFMKPLYNLPGASIAGAATTYLSDNPAIIAFANDKSFTKYFKQYQIPALCNLGTSFGMGLIVTTFMMTQGSEFVSAALIGNIGAIIGSIISVRIMLTFTKKYYNYDPKSEVKSDGKVEAMEYREIRSGSLFQRLLDSMLEGGKNGVELGMAIIPGVLVVCTLVMLLTFGPTIDPKTGAEVYTGAAYEGIALLPALGDKLMFILGPLFGFTDPQAMAFPITSLGAVGAAMSLVPKFISDGVVTPNDIAVFTAMGMCWSGYLSTHVGMMDALNARELTSKAIISHTIGGLCAGISAHFIYMLLI
- a CDS encoding FAD-dependent oxidoreductase: MELKSLELKKDLYWVGSLDPDLRVFDIIMYTPYGTTYNSYVLKAGKKTILFETVKAKHFDSYLARLEDLNVDLQNIDYIVVSHTEPDHAGSVEKILKLSPKAKIIASQNAVNYLKEIVNDEFEYIVVNDNDEIKIENKTLKFYSVPLLHWPDTIYTYIKEENVLVTCDSFGSHYSCEGVVNTKIDNEEHYMEALRYYYDCIMGPFKPYILKAIEKIKDLKLDIICPGHGPVLVDNPRKIVDIYEKWSRDEIIVTNKEITICYVSAYGYTGEIAENIKKGIEEHSDYNVKMYDVINHNIDEIINSITYSQGVLFGTPTINGDALKPIWDILVSLNPIVHGNKVASCFGSFGWSGEGIPNVMDRLKQLRMKTIDPLVVNFKPSEVDLYEAQLLGKKFIEKTIDANTKKEGTKKWKCVICNEVFDGEEAPDVCPVCGAKHDQFIEVIEENINYQNDTEDKFVIVGNGAAGFYAADSIRKRNKTAKIVLLSNEEELSYYRPALSDFINEEIKKEDFYIEGKDWYEKNNIEVLLGANVETIDEENKKIILDNNSSISYDKLILANGSSNFVPPINGHNLDGVYTLRNKNDLDKIKVNLEKAKNILVIGGGLLGLEAAYEMKLAQKEVTVVEAMPNLLTKQLDKDGSVVLENILKENGLNLMLGKFIDSLEGYKKVSKAMFKDGSSIDVDMVVFSIGVRPNVKIANNTNIEVNKGIVVDKYMQTASKEIYACGDVAEIDSMIWAIWPAAIDMGKVAGANACGDKIEFKAENYPVGLDVFETKVFSIGNINNIDSFITLNKKDVYKKLFFKDDVLVGAICINDLSKNVNIIRLIEEKANLNKVLSENLL